In Balearica regulorum gibbericeps isolate bBalReg1 chromosome 26, bBalReg1.pri, whole genome shotgun sequence, one genomic interval encodes:
- the PIAS4 gene encoding E3 SUMO-protein ligase PIAS4, with protein MAAELVEAKNMVMSFRVSDLQMLLGFVGRSKSGLKHELVTRALQLVQFDCSPEVFKKIKELYETRYAKKSSEVTQPQPQQHRSPEALSIHSSYDRGSTVARTSISTTNIDYPALYGKYLNGLGRLPPKVAKPEVRLVKLPFYTTLDELLKPTELVPQNNEKLQESPCIFALTPRQVELIRNSRELQPGVKSVQVVLRICYTDTSSPQEDQYPPNIAVKVNHSYCSVPGYYPSNKPGVEPKRPCRPINLTHLMYLSAATNRITVTWGNYGKSYSVGLYLVRQMTSAELLQRLKTIGIKHPELCKALVKEKLRLDPDSEIATTGVRVSLICPLVKMRLSVPCRAETCAHLQCFDAVFYLQMNEKKPTWMCPVCDKPAPYDQLIIDGLLSKILTECEDADEIEYLVDGSWCPIRAEKERSCSPQCPILVLGSSDVNGLLPTPNGNGENGKATADVVDLTLDSSSSEEEEEEDEEEDDDDEGPQPKRRCSYEKGLVSAC; from the exons ATGGCGGCGGAGCTGGTGGAGGCGAAA AACATGGTGATGAGTTTCCGAGTCTCAGATCTTCAGatgttgctgggttttgttggCAGGAGTAAAAGCGGACTTAAACATGAACTAGTCACCAGAGCATTGCAATTGGTCCAATTTGACTGCAGCCCTGAAGTTTTCAAGAAGATTAAGGAGCTCTATGAGACTCGCTACGCCAAGAAGAGCTCTGAAGTCACGCAGCCTCAGCCACAGCAGCACCGGTCTCCCGAGGCACTCTCCATACATTCGTCGTACGACCGTGGGAGCACCGTTGCTCGGACTTCTATCTCCACTACTAATATTGACTATCCTGCGCTCTATGGGAAATACCTTAACGGACTGGGAAGGTTGCCACCCAAAGTTGCGAAGCCTGAAGTTCGGCTGGTGAAACTTCCCTTCTATACAACCCTGGATGAACTGTTGAAGCCAACAGAATTGG ttccGCAGAATAATGAGAAGCTTCAGGAAAGTCCGTGCATTTTTGCATTAACACCAAGACAAGTGGAGTTGATCAGAAATTCCAG GGAGTTGCAACCTGGTGTGAAATCGGTTCAGGTTGTGCTAAG AATCTGTTACACAGACACTAGTTCTCCTCAGGAGGATCAGTACCCTCCGAACATTGCAGTGAAAGTGAATCATAGTTACTGCTCAGTGCCG GGCTACTATCCATCAAACAAACCTGGAGTGGAACCTAAAAGGCCCTGTCGTCCCATCAACCTTACCCATCTCATGTACTTGTCCGCAGCGACCAATCGTATCACCGTTACCTGGGGGAATTATGGGAAG AGCTATTCCGTGGGGCTGTACTTGGTGCGGCAGATGACCTCAGcggagctgctgcagagattgAAAACCATTGGGATCAAACATCCAGAACTCTGCAAAGCACTTG TAAAAGAGAAGCTACGCTTGGATCCAGACAGTGAAATTGCTACTACGGGTGTTCGTGTCTCTCTTATCTGTCCG CTAGTGAAGATGCGGCTGTCTGTCCCATGCCGGGCGGAGACCTGTGCACATCTGCAGTGCTTTGATGCAGTCTTCTACCTACAGATGAATGAGAAAAAGCCTACGTGGATGTGCCCCGTGTGTGACAAACCGGCACCCTACGACCAGCTAATTATTGACGG GCTCCTGTCAAAGATCCTGACAGAATGCGAAGATGCAGATGAAATAGAGTACCTGGTGGATGGCTCCTGGTGTCCCATCAGAGCTGAGAAAGAGCGGAGCTGCAGCCCTCAGTGTCCAATATTAGTTCTAG GTTCTTCGGATGTGAATGGGCTGTTGCCCACTCCAAACGGTAACGGTGAGAACGGCAAGGCCACTGCCGATGTTGTGGATTTAACACTGGACAGCTCATCAtcggaggaagaggaggaggaagatgaggaagaagatGACGATGATGAGGGACCCCAACCAAAACGACGCTGCTCTTATGAGAAAGGTTTAGTTTCTGCCTGCTGA
- the EEF2 gene encoding elongation factor 2, producing MVNFTVDQIRAIMDKKANIRNMSVIAHVDHGKSTLTDSLVCKAGIIASARAGETRFTDTRKDEQERCITIKSTAISLFYELSENDLAFIKQSKDGSGFLINLIDSPGHVDFSSEVTAALRVTDGALVVVDCVSGVCVQTETVLRQAIAERIKPVLMMNKMDRALLELQLEPEELYQTFQRIVENVNVIISTYGEGESGPMGNIMIDPVLGTVGFGSGLHGWAFTLKQFAEMYVAKFAAKGDAQLNPSERAKKVEDMMKKLWGDRYFDPATGKFSKSATSPDGKKLPRTFCQLILDPIFKVFDAIMNFKKEEAAKLIEKLDIKLDSEDKDKEGKPLLKAVMRRWLPAGDALLQMITIHLPSPVTAQKYRCELLYEGPPDDEAAIGIKNCDPKGPLMMYISKMVPTSDKGRFYAFGRVFSGLVSTGLKVRIMGPNYTPGKKEDLYLKPIQRTILMMGRYVEPIEDVPCGNIVGLVGVDQFLVKTGTITTFEHAHNMRVMKFSVSPVVRVAVEAKNPADLPKLVEGLKRLAKSDPMVQCIIEESGEHIIAGAGELHLEICLKDLEEDHACIPIKKSDPVVSYRETVSEESNVMCLSKSPNKHNRLYMKARPFPDGLAEDIDKGEVSARQELKQRARYLAEKYEWDVTEARKIWCFGPDGTGPNILTDITKGVQYLNEIKDSVVAGFQWATKEGVLCEENMRAVRFDVHDVTLHADAIHRGGGQIIPTARRCLYACVLTAQPRLMEPIYLVEIQCPEQVVGGIYGVLNRKRGHVFEETQVAGTPMFVVKAYLPVNESFGFTADLRSNTGGQAFPQCVFDHWQILPGDPFDSASRPCQVVAETRKRKGLKEGIPALDNFLDKL from the exons ATG GTGAACTTCACAGTAGACCAGATACGGGCCATCATGGACAAAAAGGCCAACATCAGAAACATGTCTGTGATCGCCCACGTTGATCACGGCAAATCAACATTGACTGATTCTCTGGTATGCAAAGCTGGTATCATCGCCTCTGCCCGTGCGGGGGAGACCCGTTTCACCGACACAAGGAAAGATGAGCAGGAACGGTGCATTACCATCAAATCAAC agctatttctctattttatgAGCTCTCTGAAAACGATTTGGCCTTCATCAAGCAGAGCAAGGATGGTTCTGGTTTCTTGATCAACCTGATTGACTCTCCTGGGCACGTGGATTTCTCTTCAGAGGTCACCGCTGCCCTTCGTGTCACTGATGGTGCCCTGGTTGTTGTAGATTGTGTCTCTG GCGTGTGCGTGCAGACAGAGACTGTGCTGCGTCAGGCCATTGCCGAGAGGATTAAGCCTGTCCTGATGATGAACAAGATGGACCGAgcgctgctggagctgcagctaGAGCCAGAAGAGCTGTACCAGACCTTCCAGCGCATCGTGGAAAACGTGAACGTCATTATCTCCACGTATGGAGAAGGAGAAAGCGGCCCCATGGGAAATATTATG ATCGATCCAGTGCTTGGTACCGTCGGCTTTGGTTCTGGCCTGCATGGCTGGGCTTTCACTCTGAAACAGTTTGCTGAAATGTATGTTGCAAAGTTCGCTGCCAAGGGTGATGCCCAGCTGAATCCATCTGAGCGTGCCAAGAAAGTAGAAGACATGATGAAGAAGCTGTGGGGAGACAG ATATTTTGATCCTGCTACTGGCAAGTTCAGCAAGTCTGCTACCAGCCctgatggaaagaaactgcCCAGGACCTTCTGCCAGCTCATCCTTGACCCCATCTTCAAG gTTTTCGATGCAATCATGAACTTCAAGAAAGAGGAGGCGGCTAAACTGATCGAGAAACTGGACATTAAGCTTGACAGCgaagataaggacaaggagggCAAACCCCTGCTGAAG GCCGTGATGAGGCGGTGGCTGCCTGCTGGAGATGCCCTGCTGCAGATGATCACCATTCACCTGCCTTCTCCTGTCACAGCCCAGAAGTACCGCTGTGAGCTGCTCTACGAGGGACCCCCCGATGATGAGGCTGCCATAG gtATCAAGAACTGTGACCCCAAAGGCCCCCTGATGATGTACATCTCTAAAATGGTGCCAACCTCTGACAAGGGACGTTTCTACGCTTTTGGACGTGTCTTCTCCGGTCTTGTCTCGACTGGCTTGAAAGTCAGAATCATGGGGCCAAACTACACACCTggcaagaaggaggatctgTACCTGAAGCCAATTCAAAG GACCATTCTTATGATGGGCCGCTACGTTGAACCCATCGAGGATGTGCCTTGTGGAAACATTGTTGGTCTGGTTGGTGTCGACCAGTTCCTTGTGAAGACTGGAACCATCACCACCTTCGAGCACGCTCACAACATGAGAGTCATGAAGTTCAGTGTCAGCCCTGTCGTGCGTGTGGCTGTGGAAGCCAAGAACCCAGCCGACCTGCCCAAGCTGGTGGAGGGACTGAAGCGTCTTGCCAAGTCTGACCCTATGGTGCAG TGCATCATTGAGGAATCTGGAGAGCACATCATCGCTGGTGCAGGGGAGCTGCACTTGGAGATCTGCCTGAAGGACCTGGAAGAGGACCATGCCTGCATTCCTATCAAG AAATCGGATCCTGTTGTGTCCTACCGTGAGACGGTCAGCGAGGAGTCCAACGTGATGTGCCTTTCCAAGTCCCCCAACAAACACAACAGGCTGTACATGAAGGCCCGGCCCTTCCCAGATGGCTTGGCCGAAGACATCGACAAGGGTGAGGTCTCTGCTCGTCAGGAGCTGAAGCAACGAGCTCGTTACCTGGCTGAGAAGTACGAGTGGGATGTCACCGAAGCCAGGAAAATCTGGTGCTTCGGTCCTGACGGCACTGGCCCCAACATCCTGACCGACATCACCAAGGGAGTGCAGTACCTGAACGAGATCAAGGACAGCGTGGTGGCCGGCTTCCAGTGGGCGACAAAGGAG GGGGTCCTGTGCGAGGAGAACATGCGTGCCGTGCGTTTTGATGTGCACGATGTCACCCTGCACGCCGATGCCATCCACCGCGGAGGCGGGCAGATCATTCCCACTGCCAGGAGATGCTTGTACGCCTGCGTGCTCACCGCTCAGCCCAGGCTCATGGAGCCCATCTACCTTGTGGAAATCCAG TGCCCGGAGCAGGTGGTCGGTGGCATCTATGGTGTGCTGAACAGGAAGCGTGGCCACGTGTTTGAGGAGACCCAGGTTGCCGGCACCCCCATGTTCGTGGTCAAGGCCTACCTGCCCGTCAACGAGTCCTTTG GTTTCACAGCGGATCTGAGGTCCAACACGGGGGGCCAGGCGTTCCCCCAGTGCGTTTTCGACCACTGGCAGATCCTGCCCGGGGATCCCTTCGACAGCGCCAGCCGTCCCTGCCAGGTGGTGGCCGAGACCCGCAAACGCAAAGGGCTGAAGGAAGGCATCCCCGCCCTCGACAACTTCCTCGACAAACTCTAA